From one Molothrus aeneus isolate 106 chromosome 19, BPBGC_Maene_1.0, whole genome shotgun sequence genomic stretch:
- the LOC136564811 gene encoding globoside alpha-1,3-N-acetylgalactosaminyltransferase 1-like, producing MISRKVLVGSLVCLGAVAAVIWAAAGSGKVHYLPYYLPCPEIFSTKLQYTQEKPIQLFPQLFYLQPRVLAPKRRDVLTVTPWLAPIVWEGTFDPEVLDSAYRPLNLTIGVTAFAVGKYTRFVRRFLDSAEQHFLRGYRVNYYIFTDSPQSIPRPQLQPGRSLVTVPVQGYPSWQEISMRRMEAINRHVAKESQVRYLFCLDIDMVFHNPWGPETLGDMVAAIHPGYFDVPREQFPYERRSSSAAFIPEGEGDFYYGGAVFGGLVEKVYEFTKMCHMTILADKANGIMAVWQEESHLNRHFLSHKPSKLLSPEYIWDDRKPKPPQIHLVRFSTVNKNYKEVRN from the exons ATGATTTCCAGGAAGGTGCTGGTGGGGTCTCTTGTCTGCCTGGGTGCTGTTGCTGCAGTTATCTG ggctgcagctgggagtggaaaggtgCATTACCTGCCCTACTATCTTCCCTGCCCTGAAATCTT ctccacaaAACTCCAATATACACAAGAGAAGCCAATCCAGCTTTTCCCCCA ATTATTTTATCTGCAGCCAAGAGTGCTGGCGCCAAA gcGCCGGGATGTGCTGACAGTCACCCCATGGCTGGCCCCCATCGTCTGGGAAGGGACCTTTGATCCTGAGGTCCTGGACAGCGCCTACAGACCCCTGAACCTCACCATAGGGGTGACAGCCTTTGCTGTGGGAAA GTACACCAGGTTCGTGCGTCGCTTCCTGGACTCGGCGGAGCAGCACTTCCTGAGGGGCTACAGGGTGAACTATTACATCTTCACTGACAgcccccagagcatcccccggccccagctgcagccagggcgCAGCCTGGTCACCGTCCCCGTGCAGGGATACCCCAGCTGGCAGGAGATCTCCATGCGCAGGATGGAGGCCATCAACCGGCACGTGGCCAAGGAGAGCCAGGTGCGCTACCTGTTCTGCCTGGACATTGACATGGTGTTCCACAACCCCTGGGGCCCCGAGACCCTGGGGGACATGGTGGCAGCCATCCACCCTGGATACTTCGATGTGCCACGAGAGCAGTTCCCTTACGAGAGGAGGAGCTCCTCAGCAGCCTTCATCCCCGAGGGAGAAGGGGATTTCTACTATGGAGGAGCCGTGTTTGGAGGCTTGGTGGAGAAAGTCTACGAGTTCACCAAGATGTGCCACATGACCATCCTGGCAGACAAAGCCAACGGGATCATGGCAGTCTGGCAGGAGGAGAGTCACCTCAACAGGCACTTCCTGTCCCACAAACCCTCCAAGCTGCTTTCTCCAGAGTACATATGGGATGACAGGAAGCCCAagcccccccaaatccacctcGTACGTTTCTCCACGGTGAATAAGAACTACAAAGAGGTCAGAAACTGA
- the SURF6 gene encoding surfeit locus protein 6, with amino-acid sequence MASLAAQDSYLQGLARRAGVQHAPESRKRKFVSKPGQPEDAGRQVKKQKKKKPRKQTEKKNAPSAKQDVSNTSKPTPGQKTAPQASKSSPQGGTQNRKENLATGSKSELSSPSVSAISLLRQRLHEKIKKASGQDNAKELTPAVLEKRQRRKYERERKKRRRKELKMKAKMEKKETEEVPAEPENKKEESKADIVFNRVKVHEENELNKIQKKKEKRKAVKGNITPLTGKNYKQLLSRLEARKNKLEELKEKDEKKAQELETKIKWTNALYKAEGVKIRDDEERLKEALKRKEKRRAQRKKQWEERTVRVVEKMQQRQDKRKKNIQKKKKERIEKKKARARKKGRVLPEDLKKAGLN; translated from the exons ATGGCCAGCCTGGCCGCCCAGGACTCCTACCTGCAGGGCTTGGCCAGGAGGGCCGGCGTGCAGCACGCCCCGGAGTCGCGGAAGAGGAAATTTG tcTCTAAGCCAGGCCAGCCCGAGGATGCTGGCAGACAGGtcaaaaaacagaagaaaaagaagcccAGGAAGCAAACTGAGAAGAAGAATGCTCCTTCAGCCAAACAGGATGTTTCTAACACCAGTAAACCCACTCCAGGACAGAAAACAGCTCCTCAAGCCAGCAAATCATCTCCACAAGGTGGCACACAGAACAGAAAGGAGAATTTGGCTACAG GAAGTAAAAGTGAACTGAGTTCCCCTTCTGTTTCTGCAATCAGTCTGTTGCGTCAGAGACTCCACGAGAAGATTAAAAAGGCTTCTGGACAG GATAATGCCAAGGAGTTaacccctgcagtgctggagaagAGGCAGCGAAGGAAgtatgagagagagagaaagaaacgCCGGCGAAAGGAGTTGAAGATGAAGGcaaaaatggagaagaaagagaCTGAGGAGGTACCAGCAgagccagaaaacaaaaaggaggaGAGCAAAGCTGACATTGTCTTCAACAGGGTTAAAGTTCATGAAGAGAATGAGTTAAACAAGatccagaagaagaaagagaagaggaaagcagTGAAAGGCAATATCACTCCTCTGACAGGCAAGAACTacaagcagctgctgagcaggcTGGAGGCCAGGAAGAATAAACTGGAGGAGCTCAAGGAGAAGGACGAGAAGAAAGCTCAGGAGCTGGAGACCAAGATAAAGTGGACAAATGCCCTGTATAAGGCAGAAGGGGTGAAGATCCGTGATGATGAGGAGCGTCTGAAGGAGGCCCTGAAGCGCAAGGAGAAGCGCAGAGCCCAGCGCAAGAAGCAGTGGGAGGAACggactgtgagggtggtggagAAGATGCAGCAGCGGCAGGACAAGCGCAAGAAGAACatccagaagaagaagaaggagaggattgagaagaaaaaagccagGGCTCGGAAGAAGGGCCGAGTTCTGCCAGAGGACTTGAAAAAAGCTGGGTTAAACTGA